A portion of the Scleropages formosus chromosome 15, fSclFor1.1, whole genome shotgun sequence genome contains these proteins:
- the rab15 gene encoding ras-related protein Rab-15 — MAKQYDVLFRLLLLGDSGVGKTCLLCRFTDNEFHSSHISTIGVDFKMKTLEIDGIKVRIQIWDTAGQERYQTITKQYYRRAQGIFLVYDITSERSFQHIMKWASDVDEYAPDHVQKILIGNKSDEDQKRQVAREQGSKLAKTYGMDFFETSACTNYNIKESFTRLTELVLQANKKELDVLRVPFSEELSIADLEEEETQRDAGSSSQKNCWC; from the exons ATGGCCAAGCAGTACGACGTGCTCTTCAGACTGCTGCTCCTCGGAGACTCCGGTGTCGGAAAGACCTGCCTGCTGTGTAGATTCACAGACAATGAGTTCCACTCCTCACACATCTCTACCATCG GGGTGGATTTCAAAATGAAGACGTTAGAAATCGATGGCATCAAAGTGCGAATACAGATATG GGACACAGCAGGACAGGAGAGATACCAGACGATTACTAAGCAGTACTACAGACGAGCACAA GGCATCTTCCTGGTGTATGACATCACCAGTGAGCGGTCCTTCCAGCACATCATGAAGTGGGCCAGTGACGTTGATGAG TATGCCCCAGACCACGTGCAGAAGATCCTGATCGGAAACAAGTCCGATGAGGATCAGAAGAGGCAGGTGGCCAGAGAGCAGGGGAGCAAG CTTGCTAAGACCTATGGAATGGACTTCTTTGAGACAAGTGCCTGTACCAATTACAACATTAAGGAG TCATTCACCCGGTTGACGGAGCTCGTGCTGCAGGCCAACAAGAAGGAGCTAGACGTGCTGCGGGTACCCTTCAGCGAGGAGCTCAGCATTGCTGACCTTGAGGAAGAGGAGACCCAACGTGATGCTGGTTCCAGCTCCCAGAAGAACTGCTGGTGTTAG
- the fntb gene encoding protein farnesyltransferase subunit beta, protein MEEEVVTPLRCFGEHHKSELFTDDNVKTVTSVEQKKVECSVQEVLNMFQENHKIPQPTLLREQHYVYLKRGLRYLSDAYECLDASRPWLCYWILHSLELLDKPVPASISSDVCQFLARCQCPTGGFAGGPGQQAHLAPTYAAVNALCIIGTEEAYSVIDRQKLLEFLYSVKQPDGSFVMHVGGEVDVRSAYCAAAVASLTNIITPTLFEGTPGWIVSCQNWEGGLGGVPGLEAHGGYTFCGTAAMVILGKEDMLDLKSLLRWVVSRQMRFEGGFQGRCNKLVDGCYSFWQAGLLPLLHRALYKEGDPMLSQSSWMFEQQALQEYILLCCQNPAGGLVDKPGKSRDFYHTCYCLSGLSIAQHFGGHDFHLELIIGNDDNRLEPTHPVYNICPEKVTQAFEHFRKLPVPAQREGAGNTSNPS, encoded by the exons atgGAAGAGGAGGTAGTAACCCCGTTGCGGTGTTTTGGAGAACATCACAAATCCGAATTATTTACGGACGACAACGTGAAGACTGTGACTTCAGTCGAGCAG AAAAAAGTGGAATGCTCTGTTCAAGAAGTCCTCAACATGTTCCAGGAGAACCACAAAATACCACA GCCAACATTACTGAGAGAACAACATTATGTCTATCTGAAGAGGGGTTTGCGGTATCTCTCTGATGCCTATGAG TGTCTGGATGCCAGTCGTCCCTGGCTCTGCTACTGGATCCTGCACAGTCTAGAGCTGCTGGACAAACCTGTTCCTGCCTCCATCTCATCAGA CGTGTGTCAGTTCTTGGCACGATGCCAGTGCCCGACAGGTGGCTTTGCAGGGGGCCCAGGTCAGCAGGCTCACCTCGCACCCACATATGCTGCAGTCAACGCGCTGTGCATCATTGGTACAGAGGAAGCCTACAGTGTCATCGACAG ACAGAAGCTTCTGGAATTCCTGTACTCTGTCAAGCAGCCAGACGGCTCCTTTGTTATGCATGTGGGTGGCGAGGTAGATGTGAG GAGTGCGtattgtgctgctgctgtggcctCCTTGACTAATATCATCACCCCTACACTGTTTGAAGGCACGCCTGGCTGGATTGTCAG TTGTCAGAACTGGGAGGGGGGCCTAGGTGGTGTCCCAGGGCTCGAGGCCCATGGGGGCTACACATTCTGTGGTACAGCAGCCATGGTCATCCTTGGGAAGGAAGACATGCTGGACCTCAAGTCCCTACTG CGCTGGGTGGTCAGCAGGCAGATGCGCTTTGAGGGTGGCTTCCAGGGTCGCTGCAACAAACTTGTGGATGGCTGTTACTCCTTCTGGCAGGcaggactgctgcccctgctaCACAGAGCTCTCTATAAAGAGG GCGACCCAATGCTCAGCCAAAGCAGCTGGATGTTTGAGCAGCAAGCCCTGCAGGAGTACATCCTACTCTGCTGCCAGAATCCTGCCGGCGGACTAGTGGACAAGCCCGGCAA ATCCAGAGACTTCTATCACACCTGCTACTGTCTGAGCGGCCTGTCCATAGCACAGCACTTCGGAGGACATGATTTTCACCTGGAGCTGATCATCGGAAATGATGATAACAGGCTG GAACCAACTCACCCAGTGTACAACATTTGTCCAGAGAAAGTCACTCAAGCATTTGAACACTTCCGCAAGCTGCCAGTCCCTGCACAGAGAGAGGGAGCTGGCAACACATCAAACCCTTCATAG
- the max gene encoding protein max → MSDNDDIEVDSDADKRAHHNALERKRRDHIKDSFHSLRDSVPALQGEKASRAQILDKATEYIQYMRRKNHTHQQDIDDLKRQNALLEQQVRALEKAKGSTQLQASYSAPDSSLYTNPKGSAVSAFDGGSDSSSESEPEEPPSRKKLRVEPS, encoded by the exons GCGGACAAACGGGCGCACCACAACGCGCTGGAGCGCAAGCGTAGGGACCACATCAAAGACAGCTTCCACAGCCTGCGGGACTCCGTGCCGGCCCTGCAAGGGGAAAAG GCATCCAGAGCTCAGATCCTAGATAAAGCAACAGAATACATCCAGTACATGAGGCggaaaaaccacacacaccagcaggaCATCGACGACTTGAAGAGGCAGAACGCTCTCCTGGAGCAGCAGG TCCGTGCTCTGGAGAAGGCCAAGGGGAGCACACAGCTACAGGCCAGTTACTCCGCACCCGACAGCAGCCTGTACACCAACCCCAAGGGCAGCGCCGTGTCAGCCTTTGACGGGGGCTCCGACTCCAGCTCCGAGTCCGAGCCCGAGGAGCCACCCAGCAGGAAGAAGCTACGCGTGGAGCCCAGCTAG